The following are encoded together in the Parabacteroides chongii genome:
- a CDS encoding tyrosine-type recombinase/integrase, translating into MINVSVKVKRRKSMVQRKAVPLFVQLIGKRKMRRIPLDDLRLYEEEWDPLFENVCIPPGTSRERTEYLLRATDRLEKELSAIRTVISKLANSTDVTVEEIVAAHQERNGSIAWTAYLDKLIEGLREKGCDSTARHYRSLERSFNTFLEHRVIMLRDISDRLIKEYEGFLVGKGLMPNTVSFYLRTFRAVWNKAVRAGLIEQRPSPFREVNTRIEKTEKRAVDTDVIGKLEYLRDTLPGNLAMSLDFFLFCYYARGMAFIDLAYLTKKNMHGDMIVYKRRKTGQELQVKILPVMKKLLDRYRDKKSPYLFPILNTGADSDKKYQSALRLQNLHLQKIGKKIGVKLSAHVPRHSWASAAKSKGVPDELISEGMGHTSVKTTWIYIRKFNNTRLDNMNEYVITGKKQPPGSPYEYRGRKQML; encoded by the coding sequence ATGATAAATGTATCTGTAAAAGTAAAACGACGTAAGAGCATGGTACAGCGAAAGGCGGTGCCTCTTTTCGTACAGCTTATCGGCAAACGGAAGATGCGACGCATCCCGCTCGATGATTTGCGGCTTTACGAAGAAGAATGGGACCCGCTCTTCGAAAATGTATGCATCCCGCCAGGGACATCCCGTGAGAGGACGGAGTATCTGCTACGGGCTACAGACCGGTTGGAAAAGGAACTTTCCGCTATTCGGACGGTAATAAGCAAGCTCGCAAATTCAACGGACGTTACCGTTGAAGAAATAGTTGCTGCCCATCAGGAGCGGAATGGCTCGATTGCCTGGACTGCCTACCTCGACAAGTTGATAGAAGGCTTGCGGGAGAAAGGATGCGACTCGACCGCCCGGCATTACCGCAGCCTTGAGAGAAGCTTCAACACCTTCCTCGAACACCGGGTAATCATGCTGAGGGATATCAGCGACAGGCTGATAAAGGAATACGAAGGGTTTCTGGTAGGGAAAGGACTCATGCCCAATACCGTCTCATTCTATCTCCGGACATTCCGCGCAGTATGGAACAAGGCGGTACGGGCCGGACTGATCGAACAGCGCCCCTCTCCTTTCCGGGAGGTCAATACCCGAATCGAGAAAACAGAGAAACGGGCTGTCGATACCGATGTTATCGGGAAACTGGAGTATCTCAGGGACACCCTCCCCGGCAACCTGGCCATGTCGCTCGATTTCTTCCTGTTCTGTTACTATGCTAGGGGCATGGCCTTTATCGACCTTGCCTATCTTACCAAAAAGAATATGCATGGCGATATGATTGTCTACAAACGCAGGAAAACCGGACAGGAACTTCAGGTAAAAATCCTTCCCGTCATGAAAAAGCTGCTCGACCGGTACCGCGACAAAAAGAGTCCTTACCTCTTTCCCATATTGAATACCGGGGCTGACAGCGATAAAAAGTATCAAAGCGCCCTGCGCCTGCAGAACCTGCACCTGCAAAAGATTGGGAAAAAGATCGGTGTAAAATTGTCGGCTCACGTCCCCCGCCACTCATGGGCCAGCGCAGCAAAAAGCAAAGGCGTTCCCGATGAATTGATATCGGAAGGAATGGGGCATACCTCGGTAAAGACAACGTGGATATATATTCGAAAGTTTAACAATACGAGACTGGACAATATGAATGAATATGTGATTACAGGTAAAAAACAACCACCGGGTTCGCCCTATGAATATAGGGGGAGAAAGCAAATGCTGTAA
- a CDS encoding helix-turn-helix transcriptional regulator, with translation MTTNLPPKNCRSWDDVQDELFGPKGTPQRDQLEKESEMFRISERLKLARKDAGLTQQELAEKVGLKRSDLSLIENGKMNISIDTLFDLFRAVGKQISFTIM, from the coding sequence ATGACTACAAATTTACCTCCAAAGAACTGTCGCAGTTGGGATGATGTTCAAGATGAACTCTTCGGACCAAAAGGAACCCCACAACGAGACCAACTGGAAAAAGAAAGCGAAATGTTTCGTATCAGTGAACGACTGAAATTAGCCCGGAAAGATGCCGGATTAACTCAGCAGGAATTAGCAGAAAAGGTCGGTTTAAAAAGAAGCGACTTGTCACTTATAGAAAATGGAAAAATGAATATTAGTATCGATACCTTATTCGACCTTTTCAGGGCGGTAGGCAAACAAATCAGTTTTACCATTATGTAA
- a CDS encoding SDR family NAD(P)-dependent oxidoreductase: MSFTIDYKDKVVLVTGVSSGIGLGTAREFARAGAHVAGCARKAADDPSAAAFREAVESQGVRSLYVQTDVTCPEQLEQLVEETIRTFGRLDILVSSAGMNVFEGAAGCTEERWLYNLDLNLASHWRLSKLCKPYLEQSGEGVILLMTSNHAFGTIPGCFPYSVTKTAITGLVRNLAIEWGPAIRTVGVAPGFIDTAGNDTWFDSFPDAREERLRTINLHPVKRIGTVEEVGDLCVYLASPMARFISGTTILMDGGRSALMQDE, from the coding sequence ATGAGCTTTACGATAGATTATAAAGATAAAGTAGTACTTGTTACCGGTGTATCTTCCGGTATCGGTCTGGGTACTGCCCGGGAGTTTGCCCGGGCGGGTGCTCATGTCGCCGGATGTGCACGAAAAGCGGCGGATGATCCGTCGGCAGCCGCTTTCCGGGAGGCTGTCGAGTCGCAGGGAGTCCGGTCGTTGTATGTGCAGACCGACGTCACTTGTCCCGAACAACTGGAGCAGCTGGTGGAGGAAACGATCCGTACTTTCGGGCGGTTGGATATTTTGGTCTCCAGTGCGGGAATGAATGTATTCGAGGGTGCAGCCGGGTGTACGGAAGAACGCTGGCTGTATAACCTGGATCTGAACCTGGCATCCCACTGGCGGTTGTCGAAGCTATGCAAACCCTATTTGGAACAGAGTGGGGAAGGCGTTATCCTGTTGATGACTTCCAACCATGCGTTCGGAACGATTCCCGGATGCTTTCCGTATAGCGTGACGAAAACGGCGATCACCGGCCTGGTCCGTAACTTGGCAATCGAGTGGGGGCCTGCTATCCGTACGGTCGGTGTCGCTCCGGGCTTCATCGATACGGCGGGCAACGATACCTGGTTCGATTCTTTTCCGGATGCCCGGGAAGAGCGTTTACGTACGATCAACCTGCATCCGGTCAAACGGATCGGGACGGTAGAGGAGGTGGGTGACCTCTGTGTCTATCTTGCTTCGCCTATGGCGCGTTTCATTAGCGGGACAACGATCCTGATGGACGGTGGCCGGTCGGCTCTTATGCAAGATGAATAA
- a CDS encoding FimB/Mfa2 family fimbrial subunit, translating into MERRQKGRLGVMSIILAVILAGCTFGDEPSVCPYNIRMEYWYAGSNVENTLPVYVDNLRQFFFDSNGKLISTETLRGDSISGWEGELPDGRYTAVLWGNVGEGNDMQTDVENGNNSLLGEMTLSAVTEGVPPGFRGNTGRLYYGTANFEVENGVTQRQRVYLSHAHAVLSITVQWMADAPPEGGTYRMHLKGIPAVYNFTGQSEHITPGGDGVYTIPRIGGVITYHDTRAAMNFDGEVTGEFVTFRYTSATHQMWSLWRDNEQIIRDLDLSTFFKKLPMDMDTNMEQEFDLLITVYEDKIVVTQAAGADWDEGGTIG; encoded by the coding sequence GTGGAAAGGAGACAGAAAGGAAGGCTCGGAGTGATGAGCATTATACTGGCAGTGATACTGGCAGGATGCACGTTTGGCGACGAGCCCTCCGTATGTCCCTATAATATCAGGATGGAGTACTGGTATGCAGGCAGCAATGTAGAAAACACGCTGCCGGTCTATGTAGACAACCTGCGCCAGTTCTTCTTCGACAGCAACGGAAAACTGATCTCGACCGAGACCCTGCGCGGCGACAGCATAAGCGGCTGGGAAGGGGAACTGCCCGACGGACGATACACCGCCGTCCTGTGGGGAAACGTGGGAGAAGGTAACGATATGCAAACGGATGTTGAAAACGGTAACAACTCCCTGCTGGGTGAAATGACGCTCAGCGCCGTGACGGAAGGCGTTCCGCCCGGGTTCAGGGGAAATACCGGACGATTATATTACGGAACGGCCAACTTCGAAGTAGAGAACGGAGTCACCCAGCGGCAACGGGTTTACCTCTCCCACGCACACGCCGTGCTCTCGATCACGGTACAGTGGATGGCAGACGCTCCGCCCGAAGGCGGTACTTACCGGATGCACCTGAAAGGTATCCCGGCTGTGTACAACTTCACCGGGCAATCGGAGCATATCACCCCCGGCGGCGACGGGGTTTATACCATCCCGCGTATCGGAGGCGTGATCACCTACCACGATACACGGGCGGCGATGAACTTCGACGGGGAAGTGACGGGCGAGTTCGTCACCTTCCGTTACACCTCCGCCACACACCAGATGTGGAGCCTCTGGCGGGATAACGAACAGATCATACGCGACCTGGACCTGAGCACCTTCTTCAAGAAGTTGCCGATGGATATGGATACGAACATGGAGCAGGAATTCGATCTGCTCATCACGGTATACGAAGATAAGATCGTTGTCACCCAGGCAGCCGGAGCCGACTGGGATGAAGGTGGCACGATAGGATAA
- a CDS encoding DUF3868 domain-containing protein — MRIYLLHIIMYAFVASCTFLFAGTAVAEGVRIVPKSFAIKNDSLHIWLDMDLNSVHVNSQTAVIFTPELKGKKGNTHLVPLPPVIITGSKRYRYERRERALAIGKETPASPFLVLLENSRTGSKTVSYKVTIPYTSWMQQASLLLRQELKDCCDLQLLGVDTLTRQIRLKNKPATTPVYAEEMPQPVIARAKTSVAGNIAAVTAPADLREVTVPATVPVQRPVPAITNIVLSSTALDTYASMVSFLTPASGRQNKRRSKSATLYIDYPLGKDEVYPEYRNNREEIDKIDASLLPVLSEGFTQLECIRIKGCASPDGNYGDNERLAENRSRLFAWYVQRAYDLPAHLFDVSSVAEDWDGLEEILRQTKPSYYRQAIDIIHRYGIFSGREKHLMDLQGGAPYKDMLKRLFPKLRRIEFTVEYRIRPLDAGEASEMIYTHPDLLSLEEMYDVARYYRPGTDQYREVYEVAAFHFPDEVTANVNAASAVMLTGDLKSAWNYLSKVEADPRAWNNIGVLTLMEGNPEGAAVWFRKAVGIDPRKARKNLQIAEGMISKSSY; from the coding sequence ATGAGAATCTATCTGTTACATATTATAATGTATGCTTTCGTCGCATCCTGTACGTTCCTGTTCGCCGGGACGGCAGTAGCCGAAGGCGTACGGATTGTCCCCAAATCTTTCGCGATAAAGAACGACAGCCTGCACATCTGGTTGGACATGGATTTGAACAGCGTACACGTCAACTCACAGACAGCCGTCATCTTTACCCCCGAACTAAAAGGGAAAAAAGGAAATACCCATCTCGTGCCACTGCCCCCCGTCATCATAACCGGAAGCAAACGTTACCGCTATGAACGCCGCGAACGGGCTTTAGCCATAGGAAAAGAAACACCGGCAAGCCCATTCCTGGTACTGCTCGAAAACAGCCGGACAGGATCGAAGACCGTCAGCTATAAGGTGACCATACCTTACACTTCATGGATGCAGCAAGCCTCCCTGCTGCTTCGCCAGGAACTGAAAGACTGCTGCGACCTGCAATTGTTGGGTGTCGATACGCTTACACGGCAAATCAGACTTAAAAATAAACCGGCAACAACACCTGTATACGCCGAAGAAATGCCTCAACCGGTTATCGCCCGGGCAAAGACATCGGTTGCCGGGAACATCGCTGCGGTAACCGCTCCTGCCGACCTCCGGGAGGTGACAGTTCCGGCAACCGTTCCTGTTCAAAGACCGGTTCCGGCTATTACGAATATCGTCCTTTCTTCTACGGCTCTCGATACCTACGCATCGATGGTGTCGTTCCTCACTCCTGCCTCCGGACGGCAAAACAAGAGACGCTCTAAAAGTGCTACCTTATATATAGATTATCCCTTAGGCAAAGACGAAGTATATCCGGAATACAGAAATAACCGGGAAGAGATCGACAAAATAGACGCAAGCCTGCTGCCGGTCTTATCGGAAGGTTTTACCCAACTGGAATGTATCCGGATAAAGGGATGCGCCTCGCCCGACGGCAACTACGGCGACAATGAACGGCTGGCAGAAAACCGTTCCCGCCTGTTTGCCTGGTATGTACAGCGGGCCTACGACTTACCCGCCCATCTGTTCGACGTCTCATCGGTAGCCGAAGACTGGGACGGACTGGAAGAAATACTCAGACAGACAAAGCCGTCTTATTACAGACAGGCAATCGATATCATTCACCGGTACGGCATTTTCAGCGGGCGCGAAAAGCACCTGATGGACCTTCAGGGGGGTGCCCCTTATAAAGATATGCTGAAAAGGTTGTTCCCAAAGCTTCGCCGTATCGAGTTCACGGTAGAATACCGCATCCGTCCGCTCGATGCCGGTGAAGCTTCCGAAATGATCTATACGCATCCCGACCTGCTCAGCCTGGAAGAAATGTATGATGTGGCACGCTATTACCGTCCGGGCACGGATCAGTACCGCGAAGTGTACGAAGTAGCCGCCTTCCATTTCCCGGACGAAGTGACCGCCAATGTCAATGCCGCATCGGCCGTCATGCTGACCGGCGATTTGAAATCGGCGTGGAACTACCTGAGCAAGGTGGAAGCCGATCCGCGTGCCTGGAATAATATAGGAGTGCTCACCCTGATGGAAGGCAATCCCGAAGGGGCTGCCGTCTGGTTTCGTAAGGCGGTAGGCATCGACCCCCGTAAGGCGAGAAAGAATTTGCAGATAGCGGAAGGAATGATAAGTAAGAGTTCATATTAA
- a CDS encoding AraC family transcriptional regulator, with protein sequence MDNKTTEQSLWGLLEGITDNLKYKRLADVFRFVSFQPFETFGPHQHLRIEINYVKKGNCILHLENESISFNENEMMIICSNVEHTFEAGSEGTTLMQLEFLPEIFSRFNPHAQDETGELTPVTIFSEENRLIKIVNNVRIMRAVQRIVNEMNLKNKYYQYLVVMYYAELLILIYRYMDESYLPICTNESLKKAISYIRMNYQTDISITDVAGQTGIGERYLRKLFAQHLNLSPLDYLNQIRINKAIELLRNTEMSIKEICFICGFKSPQYFSRVFKQQMGITPREVTK encoded by the coding sequence ATGGATAACAAGACAACAGAACAGTCTCTCTGGGGACTTTTGGAAGGGATAACGGATAATCTGAAGTACAAACGACTGGCGGATGTCTTCCGCTTTGTCTCTTTCCAGCCATTTGAAACATTCGGACCACACCAGCATCTGCGTATCGAGATCAACTATGTAAAGAAAGGAAATTGCATTCTGCACCTGGAGAACGAAAGTATCAGCTTTAATGAGAACGAGATGATGATCATCTGCTCGAATGTGGAACACACCTTCGAGGCCGGTTCGGAAGGGACGACGCTGATGCAGCTGGAATTTCTGCCGGAGATCTTCTCCCGCTTCAATCCGCATGCCCAGGATGAGACAGGCGAATTGACGCCCGTCACTATCTTCTCGGAAGAGAACCGGCTGATCAAGATCGTGAATAATGTCCGGATCATGCGGGCCGTTCAGCGTATCGTGAACGAGATGAACCTGAAAAACAAATACTATCAATACCTGGTCGTGATGTACTATGCGGAACTGCTGATTCTGATCTACCGCTATATGGACGAATCCTACCTGCCGATTTGTACAAATGAATCGCTGAAAAAGGCAATTTCTTATATCCGCATGAACTATCAGACAGATATCTCCATCACCGACGTGGCCGGGCAGACCGGAATAGGGGAACGTTACCTGCGCAAACTCTTCGCCCAGCATCTCAATCTCTCTCCACTGGATTATTTGAATCAGATACGGATCAATAAGGCGATCGAACTGTTGAGGAATACGGAAATGTCTATAAAAGAGATCTGTTTCATCTGCGGGTTCAAGTCGCCGCAATACTTTTCTAGGGTATTCAAACAGCAGATGGGGATCACTCCGAGGGAGGTTACCAAATAG
- a CDS encoding type II toxin-antitoxin system RelE/ParE family toxin, giving the protein MKTIRNFFFYGNYAFDFIKQQNTPMQKKIKFVFDVLRYEQVVPKQFIKHIEGTKGLYEIRIEAESNIIRIFCCFDEGQLIVLFNGFQKKSRKTPAREIQKALSLMKEYFESKNL; this is encoded by the coding sequence ATGAAAACTATACGCAATTTTTTCTTCTACGGCAATTATGCCTTTGACTTCATTAAGCAGCAAAATACACCGATGCAAAAGAAAATCAAGTTTGTATTTGATGTACTCCGCTACGAACAAGTTGTCCCCAAACAATTTATCAAACACATTGAAGGAACAAAAGGCCTCTACGAAATACGTATAGAGGCTGAAAGTAATATTATCCGTATCTTTTGTTGTTTCGATGAAGGACAACTCATTGTCTTATTCAACGGCTTTCAGAAAAAGAGCCGGAAAACTCCGGCTCGTGAAATACAAAAAGCATTGTCTTTAATGAAAGAGTATTTCGAAAGCAAGAATCTTTAG
- a CDS encoding DUF3575 domain-containing protein yields the protein MYREYHLLIVLLFCLSPCLHSQQTALKTNILFWGTTTPNAGVEVGITRQLTLDIWGAYNAWKFKNDMKLNLYLLQPEVRYWFCRKFEGHFVGVHGHYGHFNIGQIPFFSGLKEYVLRGDLYGGGLTYGYHWALGERWGLEAMIGGGYAYMKYDKYRCADCGERVGSFTRSYFGPTRIGFSIIYFLR from the coding sequence ATGTATAGGGAATACCACTTACTAATTGTACTTTTATTTTGCCTGTCACCTTGCCTGCATAGCCAGCAAACAGCGTTGAAGACAAATATCCTTTTTTGGGGAACTACAACTCCGAATGCAGGTGTGGAAGTGGGTATCACCCGTCAGCTCACCCTCGATATCTGGGGCGCATACAACGCCTGGAAATTCAAAAACGATATGAAATTGAACCTTTACCTCCTACAACCGGAAGTCCGTTACTGGTTCTGCCGCAAGTTTGAAGGGCACTTTGTCGGTGTTCACGGGCATTACGGCCATTTCAATATCGGACAGATACCGTTCTTCTCCGGCCTGAAAGAGTATGTATTGCGTGGCGACCTCTATGGCGGCGGCCTCACCTACGGTTACCATTGGGCGTTAGGCGAACGGTGGGGACTGGAAGCCATGATAGGCGGAGGCTATGCCTATATGAAATACGACAAATACCGCTGTGCCGATTGCGGGGAGAGGGTCGGTTCTTTCACCCGGAGTTATTTCGGACCTACACGTATCGGTTTCTCTATCATTTATTTCTTACGATAA
- a CDS encoding sodium/sugar symporter yields MNTIDLIVFIAYCALILFVGLFVSRKKKGEERDAGDYFLAGRGLAWWAIGASIIASNISAEQFVGMSGSGYAIGLAMATYEWIAALGLIIVAKYFIPIFLEKKIFTMPQFLEERFDKRVKTVMAVFWLAVFIFINLTSILYLGALTIEKVMGIPLFWGVVGLAAFAGIYSIYGGLKAVALTDVIQVIFLIGGGLITTYIALDLLGAGEGVWQGITNLYAQAEDKFHLILDKSHPSYKDLPGISVILGGLWVANLYYWGCNQYIIQRALAAKSVGEAQNGMLFAGFIKLLVPLLVVIPGIAAFALNAPLEKSDEAYPWLLSNLLPVGVKGIAFAALTAAIVSSLASMMNSISTIFTMDIYKSFFRKEAGQHELVKTGRWASFGSLLVAVLIAPMLSGLDQAFQYIQEFTGFISPGALSIFLAGFFYKRATANGALAAAFGSFVFSTLMKFLCPGLPWMDRMMIVFFLCCGLIILLGSRKPMENAYTTHRPGLFHTSRLFNILSLVVIAILVAFYWFWW; encoded by the coding sequence ATGAACACAATAGATCTGATTGTTTTTATTGCTTACTGTGCCCTGATCCTCTTCGTAGGATTGTTTGTCTCACGAAAGAAGAAAGGCGAAGAACGGGATGCCGGCGATTATTTCCTTGCCGGACGCGGACTTGCCTGGTGGGCGATCGGTGCTTCGATCATTGCATCGAACATCTCTGCCGAACAGTTTGTCGGTATGTCCGGCTCCGGGTATGCGATCGGGCTGGCAATGGCTACTTATGAATGGATCGCCGCACTGGGATTGATTATCGTAGCCAAATACTTTATTCCGATATTTCTGGAAAAGAAGATATTCACGATGCCGCAGTTCCTGGAAGAGCGGTTCGATAAGCGGGTGAAGACGGTCATGGCTGTCTTCTGGCTGGCGGTTTTTATCTTTATCAACCTGACTTCCATACTGTATCTCGGAGCACTGACGATCGAGAAGGTCATGGGTATTCCTCTGTTTTGGGGAGTAGTCGGATTGGCTGCCTTTGCCGGTATCTACTCTATCTACGGAGGATTGAAAGCGGTTGCTTTGACTGATGTCATTCAGGTGATCTTCCTTATTGGAGGCGGACTGATAACGACTTATATTGCTTTGGACCTGCTGGGAGCCGGTGAAGGAGTATGGCAGGGTATCACGAACCTGTATGCACAGGCGGAAGATAAGTTTCATCTGATCCTCGATAAATCGCATCCGAGCTACAAAGACTTGCCCGGTATCTCTGTTATTCTCGGTGGACTGTGGGTGGCAAACCTGTATTACTGGGGATGCAACCAATATATTATTCAACGGGCTTTGGCTGCCAAGTCGGTGGGAGAGGCGCAGAACGGTATGTTGTTTGCCGGGTTTATCAAACTGTTGGTTCCGTTGCTGGTTGTGATACCGGGGATTGCTGCGTTTGCTTTGAATGCTCCGCTGGAAAAGTCGGACGAGGCTTATCCCTGGCTACTCAGCAACCTGCTTCCGGTAGGAGTGAAAGGGATTGCTTTTGCGGCGTTGACGGCGGCGATTGTCAGTTCGCTGGCTTCGATGATGAATAGTATATCCACTATCTTTACAATGGATATTTATAAGTCCTTTTTCAGGAAGGAAGCCGGTCAGCATGAATTGGTAAAGACTGGAAGATGGGCGAGTTTTGGGTCGTTGCTGGTTGCCGTATTGATCGCACCGATGTTGTCGGGACTGGATCAGGCGTTCCAGTATATTCAGGAGTTCACCGGATTTATCAGTCCGGGTGCTTTGTCGATCTTCCTGGCTGGGTTCTTCTATAAACGGGCGACGGCAAACGGAGCATTAGCGGCTGCTTTCGGATCGTTTGTATTCTCTACGTTGATGAAGTTCCTCTGTCCCGGTTTACCGTGGATGGATCGTATGATGATCGTTTTCTTCCTCTGTTGCGGATTGATCATCCTACTGGGTAGCCGTAAGCCGATGGAAAATGCCTATACGACGCATCGGCCCGGATTATTCCATACGAGCCGCCTGTTCAATATCCTGTCGTTGGTCGTGATAGCTATATTGGTCGCATTCTATTGGTTCTGGTGGTGA
- a CDS encoding mandelate racemase/muconate lactonizing enzyme family protein, translated as MKITDVKVWLVQGIKYNWTLLKIYTDEGYTGVGEATNWPGSPIVFEAAKHVGQRIIGLDPMKTDFIWTKLYRDLNWIGPYGASLCAISGIDMALLDLKAKVLGVPCYELLGGAYRKNVLLYANYWFTGGGHNAKDYTEQALKVKEAGFTGLKFDPFAHTNYFYGEDLASNLTLTAEQQDLAFDVSKAVRDAVGPEFDIMIETHAMLNYRVAVKMAERLAKLDITWYEEPAGPESSQTLRAMRERIPSDVAICVGERHYTRFGIRSLLEKHVCDVIMPDITRCGGPSEMKRMATMAEAYNVLIAPHNPNGPLSTLASSHVCAAIPNFFRQEFMFNDVPWRDTVIDHPIAEMVYDGHLHLSDRPGLGVDLVEEEMEKHPGITTNAPANFYI; from the coding sequence ATGAAGATCACAGATGTTAAAGTATGGTTGGTACAAGGTATCAAATACAACTGGACGCTACTTAAAATATATACGGACGAAGGATATACCGGTGTGGGCGAAGCGACCAACTGGCCGGGAAGCCCGATCGTCTTTGAAGCTGCCAAGCATGTAGGGCAGCGTATCATCGGTCTCGATCCGATGAAGACGGATTTTATCTGGACAAAGCTCTATCGCGATCTGAACTGGATCGGCCCGTACGGTGCCAGCCTTTGCGCCATCAGCGGTATCGATATGGCTTTGCTGGACCTGAAGGCAAAAGTGCTGGGCGTTCCCTGCTACGAGTTGCTGGGCGGCGCTTATCGCAAAAACGTCTTATTATATGCCAACTACTGGTTTACCGGTGGCGGACATAATGCCAAAGACTATACGGAACAGGCGTTGAAAGTAAAGGAGGCCGGTTTCACTGGACTGAAGTTCGACCCGTTCGCACATACGAACTATTTCTATGGGGAAGACCTGGCTTCCAATCTGACCCTGACGGCAGAACAACAAGACCTGGCTTTCGACGTATCGAAGGCGGTACGTGATGCGGTAGGACCGGAGTTCGATATTATGATCGAGACACATGCCATGCTGAATTACCGGGTGGCGGTGAAGATGGCCGAACGTCTGGCAAAGCTGGATATTACCTGGTATGAGGAACCAGCCGGACCGGAAAGTTCGCAGACCTTGCGTGCCATGCGTGAACGTATCCCTTCCGATGTCGCTATCTGCGTAGGCGAACGCCATTATACCCGCTTCGGTATCCGTTCTTTGTTGGAGAAACATGTATGTGATGTCATCATGCCGGATATCACCCGTTGCGGCGGACCGTCTGAAATGAAACGTATGGCGACGATGGCGGAAGCCTACAACGTCCTGATCGCTCCCCATAACCCGAACGGGCCTTTATCGACGCTTGCTTCTTCGCATGTGTGTGCTGCGATCCCGAATTTCTTCCGTCAGGAATTTATGTTCAATGATGTTCCCTGGAGGGATACGGTGATCGACCATCCGATAGCGGAAATGGTGTACGACGGCCATCTGCACCTGTCCGACCGTCCGGGACTGGGCGTAGACCTGGTGGAGGAAGAGATGGAAAAGCATCCGGGTATTACGACGAACGCGCCCGCTAACTTCTATATATAA
- a CDS encoding RraA family protein — protein MKEWNDDKALFSLIKEELYTAVIGDIMDKMGYTRQFLPPQIRPLRDDMLVVGRAMTVLEADVLEHGKECGENPLLKRSFGLMLEALDDLKEDEVYVCSGSSPCYALWGELMSARAMQCKAAGAVVNGYSRDTKGILALDFPCFSYGPYAQDQAPRGKVIDYRVPIEMDGVRIDDGDILIGDIDGVCVVPRSIEEEVFTRALEKARGERMVLKKIQEGMKARDAFDQFGIM, from the coding sequence ATGAAAGAATGGAATGATGATAAAGCGTTGTTCTCTTTGATAAAGGAGGAGCTTTATACCGCAGTGATCGGTGACATTATGGATAAGATGGGATATACCCGTCAGTTTCTTCCCCCACAGATACGTCCGCTTCGTGACGATATGCTGGTTGTCGGACGGGCAATGACGGTGCTGGAAGCAGATGTGTTGGAGCATGGAAAGGAATGCGGGGAGAATCCGTTGTTGAAACGTTCTTTCGGATTGATGCTCGAAGCGCTGGACGATCTGAAAGAAGATGAAGTCTATGTCTGTTCCGGTTCGTCTCCCTGTTATGCCTTATGGGGTGAATTGATGAGTGCCCGTGCTATGCAGTGCAAGGCAGCCGGTGCTGTGGTGAATGGTTATTCACGCGATACGAAAGGGATTCTGGCACTCGACTTCCCTTGTTTCTCTTACGGCCCTTATGCGCAGGACCAGGCTCCGAGAGGAAAGGTGATCGACTATCGCGTTCCGATTGAAATGGATGGGGTGCGTATCGACGACGGGGATATCCTGATAGGAGATATCGACGGTGTATGCGTCGTACCGCGCAGCATCGAAGAGGAAGTGTTTACCCGCGCACTGGAAAAGGCTCGTGGCGAACGTATGGTATTGAAGAAGATTCAGGAAGGAATGAAAGCCCGTGACGCTTTCGATCAATTCGGTATAATGTAA